In Archangium violaceum, the following are encoded in one genomic region:
- a CDS encoding TauD/TfdA family dioxygenase — protein sequence MFDVQTVNAALSGCELVPCPSGSGLIIKGRSGQHLRDLNPRAILSKLAAHGYLLFRGFPADLSVFSEFVKSYSTRVTLDPARKFHGGNVAQKVDAGVDAMGLHLENGNSPFRPDLCWFFCEKAATRGSQTTVCDGCEVWDAANETARRQFLAQDIIYERRVEEPKWKVFAFHNLGGSIPMEEIRLEHLQGMVNDQKNTTIKAQPDGSIIYSFRTPAVLRTELGSRLAWANSIFGPSYNYEAPRIFFADGRDIPVELLEEMRTLTEKLTFNIDWQDGDIALIDNTRVMHGRRAIEDTGRKIYNALSYLNPALV from the coding sequence ATGTTCGACGTTCAAACCGTGAACGCGGCCCTCTCGGGCTGTGAGCTTGTCCCCTGTCCCTCGGGCTCGGGGTTGATCATCAAGGGCCGTTCCGGCCAGCACCTGCGCGACCTGAATCCTCGCGCGATCCTCTCGAAGCTCGCCGCCCACGGGTACCTGCTCTTCCGGGGCTTTCCCGCGGACCTGTCCGTGTTCAGCGAGTTCGTGAAGTCCTACTCGACCCGGGTGACCCTGGATCCGGCTCGCAAGTTCCACGGCGGCAATGTCGCCCAGAAGGTAGACGCCGGTGTGGATGCGATGGGGCTCCATCTCGAGAACGGAAACAGCCCCTTCCGCCCGGATCTCTGCTGGTTCTTCTGCGAGAAGGCGGCGACGAGAGGTTCCCAGACCACGGTATGTGATGGCTGCGAGGTCTGGGACGCGGCCAACGAGACCGCCCGCCGGCAGTTCCTGGCGCAGGACATCATCTACGAGCGGCGTGTCGAGGAGCCGAAGTGGAAGGTGTTCGCCTTCCACAACCTCGGGGGCTCCATCCCGATGGAGGAGATCCGGCTCGAGCACCTCCAGGGGATGGTGAACGACCAGAAGAACACGACGATCAAGGCCCAGCCGGACGGGTCGATCATCTACTCGTTCCGCACCCCGGCCGTGCTGCGCACGGAGCTCGGCTCGCGGCTGGCCTGGGCCAACAGCATCTTCGGCCCGTCGTACAACTACGAGGCCCCGCGCATCTTCTTCGCGGACGGGCGCGACATCCCCGTGGAGCTCCTCGAGGAGATGCGCACGCTCACGGAGAAGCTGACGTTCAACATCGACTGGCAGGACGGCGACATCGCCCTCATCGACAACACCCGCGTGATGCACGGCAGGCGTGCCATCGAAGACACGGGTCGCAAGATCTACAACGCCTTGAGCTACCTCAACCCGGCGCTCGTCTGA
- a CDS encoding O-methyltransferase: MSDLCVDAALPVRPEVGRLLYMLVRILRPTTIVEFGTSFGASLIHLGAAVRDNGVGFVTGSEMNKQKIAKAQENLERAGVQDVVRILEGDARETLAGVAGPIDLLLLDGWKDLYLPVLEVLEPKLRPGSVIVSDNLSMLPQSYLDRVRGPGYVSVSLPLGDGIELSLRES, translated from the coding sequence ATGAGTGACCTCTGCGTCGATGCGGCCCTGCCCGTGCGGCCGGAGGTCGGCCGTCTGTTGTACATGCTGGTGCGCATCCTGCGCCCGACGACCATCGTCGAGTTCGGCACCTCCTTTGGTGCCTCCCTGATCCACCTCGGGGCAGCCGTCCGCGACAACGGCGTCGGTTTCGTCACCGGCTCGGAGATGAACAAGCAGAAGATCGCCAAGGCGCAGGAGAACCTCGAGCGGGCCGGGGTGCAGGACGTCGTCCGCATCCTGGAGGGAGACGCCCGGGAGACCCTCGCGGGGGTCGCCGGCCCGATCGACCTGCTCCTGCTCGATGGCTGGAAGGATCTCTACCTCCCGGTCCTCGAGGTCCTCGAGCCCAAGCTGCGGCCCGGCTCCGTCATCGTGTCCGACAACCTCTCGATGTTGCCTCAGAGCTACCTCGACCGGGTCCGCGGTCCTGGCTACGTGTCGGTCTCGCTCCCTCTCGGGGATGGCATCGAGCTGTCGTTGCGCGAGTCCTGA
- a CDS encoding thermostable hemolysin translates to MELVREKYASSYGADVMPRPDAFLAGFMDENPGTPHKVDACAGLTFGSDRPFFSERYLDESVESAITRRFGVAPDRKRIVEVGSLASGKGGAGSEIIRLTPLVTWCLGMQYILCTATLALATTLARLSIPFTPIQAAEISRLDPSEQSQWGTYYESGPKAGVISLKDIAALFANSTGRYSFADPEVTLLSGDYQPQQQTAAR, encoded by the coding sequence GTGGAGCTGGTCCGTGAGAAGTATGCGTCGAGCTACGGGGCGGATGTGATGCCTCGTCCCGATGCGTTTCTCGCGGGGTTCATGGATGAGAACCCCGGGACTCCTCACAAGGTCGATGCCTGCGCCGGCCTGACGTTCGGGTCGGACCGACCCTTCTTCTCGGAGCGGTACCTCGACGAGTCGGTGGAATCCGCCATCACGCGGCGTTTTGGCGTCGCGCCGGACCGCAAGCGCATCGTCGAGGTTGGCTCCCTGGCCAGTGGCAAGGGTGGCGCTGGGAGCGAGATCATCCGCCTGACTCCGCTCGTCACCTGGTGTCTGGGCATGCAGTACATCCTCTGCACCGCGACCCTGGCGCTCGCCACGACGCTCGCGCGGCTGAGCATCCCCTTCACGCCCATCCAGGCGGCGGAGATCAGCCGGTTGGATCCCTCGGAGCAGAGCCAGTGGGGCACCTACTACGAGAGCGGGCCCAAGGCGGGTGTCATCTCCCTGAAGGACATCGCGGCGCTGTTCGCCAACTCCACCGGCCGGTATTCGTTCGCGGATCCCGAGGTCACCTTGTTGTCCGGTGACTACCAGCCCCAGCAGCAGACCGCCGCGAGGTAA
- a CDS encoding flavodoxin family protein has translation MPARIAVVYHSGYGHTAKQAQSVAEGARSVPDTHVDLLSLNELSEGLFKTLDAADAIIMGSPTYMGGSSAVFRRFVEATSAAWADKLRWRDKIAGGFTNSGCMSGDKLQTLMEMALFAAQHGMIWVGLATYGGWNTSAGSSEDLNRLGSWLGAMAQSNNDQGGDVVPPPADLRTAAALGQRIAEVTHTYLEGRASKKAGRSPQQS, from the coding sequence ATGCCAGCGCGAATTGCGGTTGTCTATCACAGCGGTTATGGGCATACGGCCAAACAGGCCCAGTCTGTGGCGGAGGGGGCGCGCAGCGTACCGGATACGCATGTCGACCTGCTTTCGCTCAACGAGCTTTCCGAGGGCTTGTTCAAGACTCTCGATGCGGCTGATGCGATCATCATGGGCTCGCCTACCTATATGGGCGGCTCCAGTGCTGTGTTTCGGCGTTTCGTCGAGGCCACCAGCGCCGCCTGGGCGGACAAGCTTCGCTGGCGTGACAAGATCGCCGGCGGCTTCACGAACAGCGGTTGCATGAGCGGTGACAAGCTTCAGACGCTCATGGAGATGGCGCTGTTCGCCGCCCAGCACGGCATGATCTGGGTTGGCCTGGCCACCTACGGTGGTTGGAACACGAGCGCTGGTTCCAGCGAGGATCTGAACCGCCTCGGGAGCTGGCTCGGCGCCATGGCGCAGTCCAACAACGATCAGGGTGGCGACGTCGTTCCCCCGCCGGCCGACCTGCGTACCGCGGCCGCGCTCGGACAGCGCATCGCGGAAGTCACTCATACGTATCTCGAGGGTCGGGCCTCCAAGAAGGCTGGACGGTCTCCTCAGCAGAGCTGA
- the metK gene encoding methionine adenosyltransferase: protein MPTDYLFTSESVTEGHPDKIADQISDGVLDAILSKDPQGRVAVETLVKTGLAIVAGEVTTNCYVDIPKIVRSTICRIGYTDSSMGYDGNTCGVMVAIEGQSQDIARGVDNKKEQGAGDQGMMFGYACDETPDLMPAPIHYAHALTRRLADVRRKTHDWLRPDGKSQVTVEYRNGRPVRIDAVVVSTQHSEDVSNKKIHEAIREDVIAKALPKKLMDAKTKIYINPTGRFVIGGPMGDSGVTGRKIIVDTYGGMGRHGGGAFSGKDPSKVDRSAAYMGRHIAKTVVAAGLARRCEVQVSYAIGVAEPVSVLVETFGTATVPEEKIQNAIRHTFGLKPREITEYLDLLRPIYQKTAAYGHFGRSEKEFTWERTDKKDALREAVASPRLKAV from the coding sequence ATGCCGACCGACTACCTGTTCACCTCCGAATCCGTCACCGAAGGGCACCCGGACAAGATCGCCGATCAGATCTCCGACGGCGTGCTGGACGCCATCCTCTCCAAGGATCCGCAGGGCCGAGTGGCCGTGGAGACCCTGGTGAAGACGGGCCTGGCCATCGTCGCTGGCGAGGTGACCACCAACTGTTACGTCGACATCCCGAAGATCGTGCGCAGCACCATCTGCCGGATTGGCTACACCGATAGCTCGATGGGCTACGACGGCAACACGTGCGGAGTCATGGTGGCCATCGAGGGCCAGAGCCAGGACATCGCCCGGGGCGTGGACAACAAGAAGGAGCAGGGCGCGGGCGACCAGGGCATGATGTTCGGCTACGCCTGCGACGAGACGCCGGACCTGATGCCGGCGCCCATCCACTACGCGCACGCGCTCACCCGGCGTCTGGCCGACGTGCGGCGCAAGACGCACGACTGGCTGCGGCCGGACGGCAAGAGCCAGGTCACGGTGGAGTACCGCAACGGCCGGCCGGTGCGCATCGACGCGGTGGTGGTGTCCACGCAGCACTCCGAGGACGTGTCCAACAAGAAGATCCACGAGGCGATCCGAGAGGACGTCATCGCCAAGGCGCTTCCCAAGAAGCTGATGGACGCCAAGACGAAGATCTACATCAACCCCACCGGGCGCTTCGTGATTGGCGGCCCCATGGGGGACTCGGGCGTGACGGGCCGGAAGATCATCGTCGACACCTACGGCGGCATGGGTCGTCACGGTGGCGGCGCGTTCTCGGGCAAGGATCCGTCGAAGGTGGACCGGTCGGCGGCGTACATGGGCCGGCACATCGCCAAGACGGTGGTGGCGGCGGGATTGGCGCGGCGCTGCGAGGTGCAGGTGTCGTACGCGATCGGAGTGGCGGAGCCGGTGAGCGTGCTGGTGGAGACGTTCGGAACGGCGACGGTGCCCGAGGAGAAGATCCAGAACGCGATTCGCCACACGTTCGGGCTCAAGCCGCGGGAGATTACCGAGTACCTGGACCTGCTGAGGCCGATCTACCAGAAGACGGCGGCGTACGGGCACTTCGGGCGCTCCGAGAAGGAGTTCACCTGGGAGCGCACGGACAAGAAGGACGCGCTGCGTGAGGCGGTGGCGAGCCCCCGCCTGAAGGCCGTCTGA
- a CDS encoding methyltransferase, translating into MFHTTDNSALSGNPIDDVIGSTIKYSALVSAAKLGLIKALDGGRALTAAELAKELNASVQGVEALADVLVAVDYFRVKDGRYSHGPIAERWLSSKAPTDFTPALMWGYELWNVMWELPQAIKDGKPKQSLWERWADRPEAGKDFSDYMKVKSTLTVSNIVESTPIPEKARRLLDLGGSHGLHSMAFCKRHPQLTATVMDLPEALANTGGAIAKAGLSDRVSLRHGNFLKDPIGEGYDVVLLFEIVHNHTFEENQELIKNISRALNPGGIVVILEDVKTDKVEKHNAAFSLAMFACSGDRTYSLDEMNTWFNAAGLKQSNVIQLPSSVSLVVGKKLG; encoded by the coding sequence ATGTTCCATACCACCGACAATTCCGCTCTGTCTGGCAACCCCATTGATGATGTCATTGGTTCCACCATCAAGTACTCGGCGCTCGTCTCGGCCGCGAAGCTGGGGCTCATCAAGGCGCTCGATGGTGGCCGGGCCCTGACCGCCGCGGAGTTGGCCAAGGAGCTCAACGCCAGTGTCCAGGGTGTCGAGGCCCTGGCCGACGTGCTCGTCGCCGTCGACTATTTCCGCGTGAAGGACGGGCGCTACAGCCATGGTCCCATCGCCGAGCGTTGGCTGAGCTCGAAGGCGCCCACGGACTTCACCCCCGCGCTGATGTGGGGCTATGAGCTGTGGAACGTCATGTGGGAGCTTCCGCAGGCCATCAAGGATGGCAAGCCGAAGCAGTCCCTCTGGGAGCGCTGGGCGGACCGCCCCGAGGCGGGCAAGGACTTCTCGGACTACATGAAGGTGAAGTCCACCCTGACCGTCTCGAACATCGTCGAGTCCACCCCGATTCCGGAGAAGGCGCGCCGGCTGCTGGACCTCGGCGGCTCGCACGGTCTGCACTCCATGGCCTTCTGCAAGCGCCATCCCCAGCTGACCGCGACGGTGATGGACCTGCCCGAGGCGCTGGCCAATACCGGTGGTGCCATCGCCAAGGCGGGGCTCTCGGACCGCGTGTCGCTGCGCCACGGCAACTTCCTGAAGGATCCGATCGGCGAGGGCTACGACGTCGTGTTGCTCTTCGAGATCGTGCACAACCACACGTTCGAGGAGAACCAGGAGCTCATCAAGAACATCTCCCGCGCCCTCAACCCGGGCGGCATCGTCGTGATTCTCGAGGACGTGAAGACCGACAAGGTCGAGAAGCACAACGCCGCCTTCAGCCTCGCGATGTTCGCCTGCTCGGGTGACCGCACCTACAGCCTCGACGAGATGAACACCTGGTTCAACGCGGCGGGTCTGAAGCAGAGCAACGTGATTCAGCTGCCCTCCTCGGTGTCGCTCGTGGTGGGCAAGAAGCTCGGCTGA
- a CDS encoding YceI family protein encodes MKLSLKPAVAALVLAAPSLAFATEYEIDTGHSNAHFSVKHMMVSNVRGAFSKVTGKANIDEKDITKSTVEATIDATTINTNEPKRDEHLRGTDFFDTAKYPTITFKSTKVEKAGENLKVSGNLTLHGVTRPVVLDVEGFTTESKDPWGNIKRGGTATTKVNRKDFGLTYNSVLETGGVAVGEEVAITIDLEMNKKQAPAPAAAAPAKAAPAKSAKDSK; translated from the coding sequence ATGAAGCTGTCCCTGAAGCCCGCCGTTGCCGCCCTCGTGCTCGCCGCCCCCTCGCTCGCGTTCGCCACCGAGTATGAGATCGACACCGGCCACTCGAACGCCCATTTCTCCGTGAAGCACATGATGGTGTCCAACGTGCGCGGCGCGTTCTCGAAGGTGACCGGCAAGGCCAACATCGACGAGAAGGACATCACCAAGTCGACCGTGGAGGCCACCATCGACGCCACCACCATCAACACCAACGAGCCCAAGCGCGACGAGCACCTGCGCGGCACCGACTTCTTCGACACCGCGAAGTACCCCACCATCACCTTCAAGTCGACGAAGGTGGAGAAGGCCGGTGAGAACCTCAAGGTGTCCGGCAACCTCACCCTGCACGGCGTGACCAGGCCGGTGGTGCTGGACGTGGAGGGCTTCACCACGGAGTCGAAGGACCCCTGGGGCAACATCAAGCGTGGCGGTACGGCCACCACGAAGGTCAACCGCAAGGACTTCGGCCTGACCTACAACAGCGTCCTGGAGACCGGCGGCGTGGCGGTGGGTGAGGAGGTCGCCATCACCATCGACCTGGAGATGAACAAGAAGCAGGCCCCGGCTCCCGCGGCGGCGGCTCCCGCCAAGGCGGCCCCGGCCAAGTCTGCCAAGGACTCCAAGTAG
- a CDS encoding AMP-binding protein: protein MRRLEDALRKLADTDRPLLELLGPGGDVARSLTYRQVTRAARALADRLLSVKLRSEEAGSRVPRVGVVCGNTPAFIISDLACLLGRAIEVPVPLAFSRAQASSLLGEVDICLVDELGSKRLAEWGEDLLGQASAVLTVDVDALIAAGPESFSLAHPDEEWICKVIHTSGTTSRPKGVRIRARGLNALLTSLDQEMPAGAFRRYLCTVPLSLLIEQVTALYMVILHGGVLVLLPPEIPLVGTAIAAPSLVMPFLVASRPTALVATPALVDEIRQAGAAALRAGLPLNRTLFDTDAVPLICCGGAPIDPEVLRSLDEMGIPIYEGYGLSENGSVVSWNRPGARRIGTVGKPLPHVQVRLADDGELLVKSTSLFAGYTVDDPSSCVVDAEGWLHTGDLAQIDSEGFVRITGRKKNVIITSAGRNIAPEWVEAQYATLPFVRAVAVVGNHLPALHGLFLIDPAQELAEARSVISQFGQTHLSDVERVQVAHVLHGREDIYRRFFTVTGRPIRAAVEDAIRAEALEKAVA, encoded by the coding sequence ATGCGACGTCTTGAAGATGCACTGAGAAAACTCGCGGATACGGATCGGCCCCTGCTCGAGCTCCTGGGGCCCGGCGGCGACGTCGCGCGGAGCCTCACGTACCGGCAGGTGACCCGGGCCGCTCGAGCGCTCGCTGACCGGCTGCTGTCGGTGAAGCTCCGTTCCGAGGAAGCGGGGAGCCGTGTCCCTCGGGTGGGCGTGGTGTGCGGCAACACGCCCGCGTTCATCATCTCCGACCTGGCTTGCCTCCTGGGCCGTGCCATCGAGGTGCCCGTGCCCCTGGCCTTCTCTCGCGCGCAGGCCTCCAGCCTGCTGGGAGAGGTCGACATCTGCCTGGTCGACGAGCTGGGCTCCAAGCGGCTCGCCGAGTGGGGAGAGGATCTGCTGGGACAGGCCAGCGCGGTGCTGACCGTGGACGTGGACGCGCTCATCGCCGCCGGACCCGAGTCGTTCTCGCTCGCGCATCCGGACGAGGAGTGGATCTGCAAGGTCATCCACACGTCGGGAACGACCTCGCGCCCCAAGGGCGTTCGAATCCGGGCCCGGGGCCTCAATGCCCTCCTGACGTCGCTGGACCAGGAGATGCCGGCAGGCGCCTTCCGCCGGTACCTGTGCACCGTGCCCCTGAGCCTGCTCATCGAGCAGGTCACCGCCCTCTACATGGTCATCCTGCACGGGGGGGTGCTCGTCCTCCTGCCGCCGGAGATTCCCCTGGTGGGGACGGCCATCGCGGCGCCTTCCCTGGTGATGCCCTTCCTGGTCGCCTCGCGGCCCACGGCCCTGGTGGCCACGCCGGCGCTGGTCGATGAGATCCGTCAGGCCGGGGCGGCGGCCCTGCGAGCGGGCCTGCCCTTGAACCGGACGCTCTTCGACACGGACGCCGTGCCGTTGATCTGCTGTGGTGGGGCCCCGATCGACCCCGAGGTGCTGCGGTCCCTCGACGAGATGGGCATTCCCATCTACGAGGGGTATGGCCTGTCGGAGAACGGCTCGGTCGTGAGCTGGAACCGGCCCGGCGCCCGGCGTATCGGGACCGTTGGCAAGCCGCTGCCTCACGTGCAGGTGCGTCTGGCGGATGATGGCGAGCTGCTCGTGAAGAGCACGTCCCTGTTCGCTGGCTACACGGTCGACGATCCCTCGAGCTGCGTGGTCGACGCGGAGGGATGGCTGCACACGGGTGACCTGGCCCAGATCGACAGCGAGGGTTTCGTCCGCATCACGGGCCGCAAGAAGAACGTGATCATCACGTCCGCGGGGCGGAACATCGCCCCGGAGTGGGTCGAGGCGCAGTACGCCACCCTGCCGTTCGTCCGCGCCGTCGCCGTGGTCGGCAATCACCTCCCGGCGCTGCACGGCCTCTTCCTGATCGATCCCGCTCAGGAGCTGGCGGAGGCCAGGAGCGTGATCTCCCAGTTCGGTCAAACCCACCTCTCCGATGTCGAACGTGTCCAGGTGGCGCACGTGCTGCATGGGCGCGAAGACATCTACCGGCGGTTCTTCACCGTGACCGGCCGGCCGATTCGAGCCGCTGTCGAAGACGCCATTCGGGCGGAAGCGCTGGAAAAGGCCGTCGCGTAG
- a CDS encoding nuclear transport factor 2 family protein gives MMNRRTLLAAGLAMAAMGLVACERPVERTDVVHWIEAYGKAWETKDADAAVQLFTENAIYEAIPGVNDQTFVGRSAIHTYWENITAGQSDVMVQHGEPLMEGNRATVELWVTMRVPALNPEGEHWVTLIETNVLYFDTADQVSRNVEYWNLIMGKVSPPAGWGAD, from the coding sequence ATGATGAACCGAAGAACACTGCTCGCCGCGGGACTCGCCATGGCCGCCATGGGGCTCGTGGCGTGTGAGCGTCCTGTCGAGCGCACGGACGTGGTGCATTGGATCGAAGCGTATGGCAAGGCCTGGGAGACCAAGGATGCCGACGCCGCGGTCCAGCTGTTCACAGAGAACGCCATCTATGAGGCCATCCCAGGCGTGAACGACCAGACCTTCGTGGGGCGGTCGGCCATCCACACCTATTGGGAGAACATCACGGCGGGCCAATCCGACGTGATGGTCCAGCATGGTGAGCCCCTCATGGAGGGCAATCGTGCCACGGTCGAGCTCTGGGTCACGATGCGTGTCCCCGCGCTGAATCCCGAGGGAGAGCACTGGGTCACGCTCATCGAGACGAACGTGCTCTATTTCGATACTGCTGACCAAGTTTCACGCAACGTGGAATATTGGAATCTGATCATGGGCAAGGTTTCGCCGCCCGCGGGCTGGGGTGCCGATTGA
- a CDS encoding amidase, which produces MSGFDDILNSDAVAQSDLIRQREVTPHELVAATIQRIERLNLTVNAVVSNRYEDALLEARGPAPEHVKDAPLWGVPYLYKDLGPSCAGLPATVGSAFLDGFVPGHDSELVQRFRRAGLLLLGKTNTAEFGVLPTTEPVFTGATRNPWKLELSAGGSSGGAAAAVAAGFAPVAHANDAGGSIRIPASCCGVFGLKPTRARVSMGPDLGDLMNGLAAEFIVSRSVRDSAAVLDAVAGPALGEPYFAPPVSGRFLDAVRSGPKRPLRIAVTLDRQLHPECTRAIKETAALCADLGHEVVTDELPVRFSELHELFLVVWAAGVSSAISSYAALSRREPKPERFEEVTWWLYEEGRRISAARYLMTITRLQQVSRRLAAFHERYDLHLSTVTSEPAPKLGVLNSGTPMEQLNRALEFVADTPLANLTGQPAMSVPLYQSADGTPVGAHFSGRVGDEACLLSLAGQLEKARPWAARRPVL; this is translated from the coding sequence ATGAGTGGGTTTGATGACATCCTGAACTCGGACGCTGTTGCCCAATCTGACCTCATACGTCAGCGAGAGGTGACGCCTCACGAGCTGGTCGCCGCGACAATCCAACGCATCGAGCGACTTAACTTAACGGTCAACGCTGTCGTCTCCAATCGTTATGAGGACGCGCTGCTCGAAGCGCGAGGCCCCGCGCCCGAGCATGTGAAGGACGCACCGCTGTGGGGCGTTCCCTATCTGTACAAGGACCTGGGTCCTTCGTGCGCGGGCCTGCCAGCGACGGTGGGGTCGGCGTTCCTCGACGGTTTCGTGCCGGGTCACGACAGCGAGCTCGTCCAGCGGTTCAGGCGTGCCGGTCTCCTGCTCCTGGGAAAGACAAACACGGCGGAGTTCGGGGTGCTCCCGACCACCGAGCCCGTGTTCACCGGTGCGACCCGCAATCCGTGGAAACTCGAGCTGTCCGCTGGCGGTTCCAGCGGTGGTGCCGCGGCCGCGGTCGCCGCCGGATTCGCGCCTGTCGCCCATGCCAACGACGCTGGCGGTTCGATCCGGATCCCCGCCTCATGCTGTGGTGTCTTCGGGCTCAAACCGACACGGGCTCGCGTTTCCATGGGGCCCGACCTTGGAGATTTGATGAACGGGCTGGCGGCGGAATTCATTGTCAGCCGCTCGGTACGCGACAGCGCCGCCGTGCTCGACGCCGTGGCGGGTCCAGCCCTGGGTGAGCCGTACTTCGCCCCGCCTGTCTCCGGTCGGTTCCTCGATGCCGTGCGCTCGGGCCCCAAGCGCCCGCTGCGAATCGCTGTCACGTTGGACAGGCAACTGCATCCCGAGTGCACCCGTGCCATCAAGGAGACCGCCGCGCTCTGCGCGGACCTGGGTCACGAGGTCGTGACAGACGAGCTTCCGGTGCGCTTCTCGGAGCTGCACGAGCTGTTTCTCGTGGTGTGGGCCGCGGGTGTGTCTTCGGCCATCTCCAGCTATGCCGCGCTCAGCCGGCGTGAACCGAAGCCGGAGCGGTTCGAAGAGGTGACCTGGTGGTTGTACGAGGAGGGGCGGAGGATCAGCGCCGCCCGGTATCTGATGACCATCACCCGGCTCCAGCAGGTGTCGCGTCGCCTCGCCGCGTTCCACGAGCGCTATGACTTGCATCTGTCGACAGTGACCTCCGAGCCGGCTCCGAAGCTGGGTGTGCTCAATTCCGGCACGCCCATGGAGCAGCTCAACCGCGCGCTCGAATTCGTCGCGGATACGCCTCTCGCGAATCTCACTGGACAACCGGCCATGTCCGTGCCCCTTTATCAGTCAGCGGACGGCACGCCGGTGGGAGCCCATTTCTCGGGCCGCGTCGGAGACGAGGCGTGTCTGCTTTCTCTCGCGGGTCAGCTCGAGAAGGCGCGGCCCTGGGCCGCTCGCCGTCCCGTGCTTTGA
- a CDS encoding amidohydrolase family protein: protein MSENIRGADAMGGGAPLMLGASRRQFLAMGAVSIGAAASSSTSAPAPAQGRAGPDEMPRDSGAEGRRYLLKGGAVLSMDPNVGDFARGDVLVQGKKIVAVGPELDATDAAIIDATDTVVMPGFVDTHHHQFQTALRSFLSEGLLADDGQPHGKKNYLSLILGQLTPVYRPEDVYIGELFASLSQLDAGVTTVIDTSQVNHTPEHSDAAIRALRESGRRARYAYSSGMGSGSAYPRDILRLQKQYFSSSDQLLTLAMGAELYGGVREEWALARKVGVPIVSHLVGGFGNSRVLEKLNREGLIKSDNEFLHATGLSEASWKVIVETGAGISIAAPIELTMRHGMPPLQTALDHGVQPSLSSDVECTMTADFFTLMRTVYTLQRGLIHERSLNGESQLPKLLTCRDVIRFATVEGARVAHLSQKIGSLTPGKEADIILLRTDAINVAPLNNVPGAIVTLMERGNVDTVIVAGRIRKWRGALVDVDLGRLRSEIEASRDYLFKKARIRRELF, encoded by the coding sequence ATGAGTGAAAACATCCGTGGTGCTGATGCGATGGGGGGCGGAGCACCGTTGATGTTGGGCGCCTCCCGCCGCCAGTTTCTCGCGATGGGAGCCGTATCCATCGGTGCGGCGGCCTCCTCTTCGACTTCGGCGCCAGCGCCGGCACAGGGGAGGGCGGGTCCGGATGAGATGCCGCGGGACAGCGGTGCAGAGGGCCGCCGATACCTTCTGAAAGGTGGCGCGGTCCTCAGCATGGATCCGAATGTGGGGGACTTCGCCCGTGGCGACGTGCTCGTCCAGGGCAAGAAGATCGTCGCGGTCGGGCCCGAGCTCGATGCCACGGACGCGGCCATCATCGACGCCACGGACACGGTCGTCATGCCGGGTTTCGTCGATACCCACCACCACCAATTCCAGACCGCGCTGCGGAGCTTCCTGTCGGAGGGCCTGCTGGCCGACGACGGTCAACCGCACGGCAAGAAGAACTACCTCAGCCTGATTCTGGGACAACTGACGCCCGTCTACAGGCCGGAAGACGTCTACATCGGTGAGCTCTTCGCCTCCCTCAGCCAGTTGGACGCCGGAGTGACGACGGTCATCGACACGTCACAGGTGAACCATACGCCGGAGCATTCCGACGCCGCCATCCGGGCCCTGCGGGAATCGGGACGTCGCGCGCGCTATGCCTACTCGTCGGGCATGGGCTCCGGTTCCGCGTACCCGCGGGACATCCTGAGGCTGCAAAAGCAATACTTCTCCTCCAGCGACCAACTGCTGACGCTGGCCATGGGGGCGGAGCTCTACGGTGGGGTCCGTGAGGAGTGGGCGTTGGCACGCAAGGTGGGCGTGCCCATCGTGTCTCATCTCGTCGGTGGGTTTGGCAACTCGAGGGTCTTGGAGAAACTCAACCGTGAGGGCCTGATCAAATCCGACAACGAATTCCTCCATGCCACCGGCCTCTCGGAAGCCTCTTGGAAGGTCATCGTGGAGACGGGGGCGGGTATCTCGATCGCCGCCCCGATCGAGTTGACCATGCGGCACGGCATGCCGCCGCTCCAGACCGCGCTCGACCATGGCGTCCAGCCCTCGCTCAGCAGCGATGTCGAGTGCACGATGACCGCCGACTTCTTTACCCTGATGCGCACCGTCTACACGCTTCAGCGAGGGCTCATCCACGAGCGCTCGCTGAACGGCGAGTCGCAGCTGCCCAAACTCCTCACCTGCCGCGATGTGATTCGCTTCGCCACGGTGGAGGGCGCGCGTGTGGCCCATCTGTCTCAGAAGATCGGCTCGCTGACTCCCGGGAAGGAGGCGGACATCATCCTTCTGCGGACAGATGCCATCAATGTCGCGCCTCTCAACAACGTACCGGGTGCCATCGTGACCTTGATGGAGCGCGGCAACGTGGACACGGTCATCGTCGCTGGCCGGATTCGGAAATGGCGCGGCGCCCTCGTCGACGTCGACCTGGGTCGTCTTCGTTCCGAAATCGAAGCCTCGCGAGACTACCTGTTCAAGAAGGCTCGAATCCGGCGCGAGCTCTTTTGA